The proteins below are encoded in one region of Macaca nemestrina isolate mMacNem1 chromosome 10, mMacNem.hap1, whole genome shotgun sequence:
- the LOC105499921 gene encoding C-type lectin domain family 1 member A isoform X4, which translates to MQPKYSSTRDVLDDDGDTTMSLHSQASATARRPEPRRTVHRCSPCTDQWKWHGDKCYQFYKDGKSWEDCKYFCLSENCTMLKINKQEDLDFAMFQSRSPFFYSYWTGLLRPDSGKAWMWMDGTPFASELFEIIIDVTSPRSRDCVAILNGMIFSKDCQELKRCICERRAGMVKTESLHFPPETLGEGD; encoded by the exons ATGCAGCCCAAGTACAGCAGCACGAGGGACGTGCTGGATGATGATGGAGACACCACCATGAGCCTGCATTCTCAAGCCTCTGCCACAGCTCGGCGTCCAGAGCCCCGGCGCACAG TGCACAGGTGCAGCCCTTGTACTGACCAATGGAAGTGGCATGGAGACAAATGCTACCAGTTCTATAAAGACGGCAAAAGTTGGGAGGACTGTAAATATTTCTGCCTCAGTGAGAACTGTACCATGCTGAAGATAAACAAACAAGAAGATCTG GACTTTGCCATGTTCCAGAGCCGCTCTCCGTTTTTCTACTCTTATTGGACAGGGCTTTTGCGCCCTGACAGTGGCAAGGCCTGGATGTGGATGGATGGAACCCCTTTCGCTTCTGAACT gtTCGAGATTATAATAGATGTCACCAGCCCAAGAAGCAGAGACTGTGTGGCCATCCTTAATGGGATGATCTTCTCAAAGGACTGCCAAGAATTGAAGCGGTGTATCTGTGAGAGGAGAGCGGGAATGGTGAAGACAGAGAGCCTCCATTTCCCCCCTGAAACATTAGGCGAAGGTGACTGA
- the LOC105499921 gene encoding C-type lectin domain family 1 member A isoform X3, giving the protein MAERLGNTSRELQSLQVQNRKLSGSLQHVAEKLCRELYNKTGVHRCSPCTDQWKWHGDKCYQFYKDGKSWEDCKYFCLSENCTMLKINKQEDLDFAMFQSRSPFFYSYWTGLLRPDSGKAWMWMDGTPFASELFEIIIDVTSPRSRDCVAILNGMIFSKDCQELKRCICERRAGMVKTESLHFPPETLGEGD; this is encoded by the exons ATGGCAGAAAGATTAGGAAATACATCCCGAGAGTTGCAATCTCTTCAAGTCCAGAACAGAAAGCTTTCAGGAAGTCTGCAGCATGTGGCTGAAAAACTCTGTCGTGAGCTCTATAACAAAACTGGAG TGCACAGGTGCAGCCCTTGTACTGACCAATGGAAGTGGCATGGAGACAAATGCTACCAGTTCTATAAAGACGGCAAAAGTTGGGAGGACTGTAAATATTTCTGCCTCAGTGAGAACTGTACCATGCTGAAGATAAACAAACAAGAAGATCTG GACTTTGCCATGTTCCAGAGCCGCTCTCCGTTTTTCTACTCTTATTGGACAGGGCTTTTGCGCCCTGACAGTGGCAAGGCCTGGATGTGGATGGATGGAACCCCTTTCGCTTCTGAACT gtTCGAGATTATAATAGATGTCACCAGCCCAAGAAGCAGAGACTGTGTGGCCATCCTTAATGGGATGATCTTCTCAAAGGACTGCCAAGAATTGAAGCGGTGTATCTGTGAGAGGAGAGCGGGAATGGTGAAGACAGAGAGCCTCCATTTCCCCCCTGAAACATTAGGCGAAGGTGACTGA
- the LOC105499921 gene encoding C-type lectin domain family 1 member A isoform X2, translated as MQPKYSSTRDVLDDDGDTTMSLHSQASATARRPEPRRTVFQYYQLSNTGQGTISQMAERLGNTSRELQSLQVQNRKLSGSLQHVAEKLCRELYNKTGVHRCSPCTDQWKWHGDKCYQFYKDGKSWEDCKYFCLSENCTMLKINKQEDLDFAMFQSRSPFFYSYWTGLLRPDSGKAWMWMDGTPFASELFEIIIDVTSPRSRDCVAILNGMIFSKDCQELKRCICERRAGMVKTESLHFPPETLGEGD; from the exons ATGCAGCCCAAGTACAGCAGCACGAGGGACGTGCTGGATGATGATGGAGACACCACCATGAGCCTGCATTCTCAAGCCTCTGCCACAGCTCGGCGTCCAGAGCCCCGGCGCACAG TTTTTCAGTACTACCAGCTCTCCAATACTGGTCAAGGCACCATTTCTCAAATGGCAGAAAGATTAGGAAATACATCCCGAGAGTTGCAATCTCTTCAAGTCCAGAACAGAAAGCTTTCAGGAAGTCTGCAGCATGTGGCTGAAAAACTCTGTCGTGAGCTCTATAACAAAACTGGAG TGCACAGGTGCAGCCCTTGTACTGACCAATGGAAGTGGCATGGAGACAAATGCTACCAGTTCTATAAAGACGGCAAAAGTTGGGAGGACTGTAAATATTTCTGCCTCAGTGAGAACTGTACCATGCTGAAGATAAACAAACAAGAAGATCTG GACTTTGCCATGTTCCAGAGCCGCTCTCCGTTTTTCTACTCTTATTGGACAGGGCTTTTGCGCCCTGACAGTGGCAAGGCCTGGATGTGGATGGATGGAACCCCTTTCGCTTCTGAACT gtTCGAGATTATAATAGATGTCACCAGCCCAAGAAGCAGAGACTGTGTGGCCATCCTTAATGGGATGATCTTCTCAAAGGACTGCCAAGAATTGAAGCGGTGTATCTGTGAGAGGAGAGCGGGAATGGTGAAGACAGAGAGCCTCCATTTCCCCCCTGAAACATTAGGCGAAGGTGACTGA
- the LOC105499921 gene encoding C-type lectin domain family 1 member A isoform X1 produces MQPKYSSTRDVLDDDGDTTMSLHSQASATARRPEPRRTEHRAPSSTWRPVALTLLTLCLVLLIGLAVLGLLFFQYYQLSNTGQGTISQMAERLGNTSRELQSLQVQNRKLSGSLQHVAEKLCRELYNKTGVHRCSPCTDQWKWHGDKCYQFYKDGKSWEDCKYFCLSENCTMLKINKQEDLDFAMFQSRSPFFYSYWTGLLRPDSGKAWMWMDGTPFASELFEIIIDVTSPRSRDCVAILNGMIFSKDCQELKRCICERRAGMVKTESLHFPPETLGEGD; encoded by the exons ATGCAGCCCAAGTACAGCAGCACGAGGGACGTGCTGGATGATGATGGAGACACCACCATGAGCCTGCATTCTCAAGCCTCTGCCACAGCTCGGCGTCCAGAGCCCCGGCGCACAG AGCACAGGGCTCCCTCTTCAACGTGGCGACCAGTGGCCCTGACCCTGCTGACTTTGTGCTTGGTGCTGCTGATAGGGCTGGCAGTCCTGGGGCTTTTGT TTTTTCAGTACTACCAGCTCTCCAATACTGGTCAAGGCACCATTTCTCAAATGGCAGAAAGATTAGGAAATACATCCCGAGAGTTGCAATCTCTTCAAGTCCAGAACAGAAAGCTTTCAGGAAGTCTGCAGCATGTGGCTGAAAAACTCTGTCGTGAGCTCTATAACAAAACTGGAG TGCACAGGTGCAGCCCTTGTACTGACCAATGGAAGTGGCATGGAGACAAATGCTACCAGTTCTATAAAGACGGCAAAAGTTGGGAGGACTGTAAATATTTCTGCCTCAGTGAGAACTGTACCATGCTGAAGATAAACAAACAAGAAGATCTG GACTTTGCCATGTTCCAGAGCCGCTCTCCGTTTTTCTACTCTTATTGGACAGGGCTTTTGCGCCCTGACAGTGGCAAGGCCTGGATGTGGATGGATGGAACCCCTTTCGCTTCTGAACT gtTCGAGATTATAATAGATGTCACCAGCCCAAGAAGCAGAGACTGTGTGGCCATCCTTAATGGGATGATCTTCTCAAAGGACTGCCAAGAATTGAAGCGGTGTATCTGTGAGAGGAGAGCGGGAATGGTGAAGACAGAGAGCCTCCATTTCCCCCCTGAAACATTAGGCGAAGGTGACTGA